The genomic window CCACCCTGGGTCCAGCCTGTCCTCCACTGGGCAAGAGGCCCCAGACCTAAGATGTTTCCTCCTCAGAAGCTCTCAGACCACTGGGTGGTCCAGGGTGTGGACCACAGGGTTGCAGGGAAGGGTCTGGGGGAAGAGGTGTAACTGGGGTGTCCAGGCTCGATGGAGAGGGGAGGCCTCCAGGGCCCAAGGAGGGGTGTTCCCTCTGTGCTCCCTGGCCCTCCTAGCTCCCACCAGCCCCCCGAAGCCCATGGCCTCCCGGCCAACCTTGGCTTGTCCCCAGAGTGTGACCCCCACCGCCTCCTCAGCCAGCAGCTCCCTCTGAATTCTGAAGGAGGACGGTGCTCTGAGTTCAGTGCATCACAGAACTGAGGTCGGGGATTGTCCACGAATCTGATGACGTTTCAGCTCTAAATGCTTGAAGCCCTCGGACTCGCTCTTGGGGAAGGCACACCTCCAGGGCTCTTGCTGCCCTAACTCGAGGCAGCTTCGTCGCTGCCCAGGCACAGCCCAGCTGACGCACAGAAGGCTCCGGGGCCTGGGCCTGAGACCCTGACCCGAGGCCTTTGTCACTGCAGTTCTCCCTGATGGTGACCTTCCCCGACGTGCCACTGGGCATCTTCCTGTTCTGCATGTGTGTGATCGCCATCGGGGCTGTGCAGGTAGGACATGTCCTTGTCCGCTCAGGGCCTGGGCCCCTGTGCTGATGAGCACAGTGAGATGGGGCCGCCGCCACTTTGGGGTGCTCTGGAGGGGAGCAGGGCTCTCTGAGACCCCCACACGGTCCTGGGAGCAGAGCAAGGGCTCCTGTCCCCCCTGCACCCCCAGAATATCCTGCAGAGCCTCACAGCAGAACCCTGCATCCCTGAGGGTCCCCGCTTGTATGTGTGGGAGGAAGGTGGGCACTGGCCAGAggcctctgctccagccctgcgGCCCATCTCTCCTGCAGGCACTGATCATGGGGTATGCGTttcacttcccccacctcctgaaCCCCCAGATCCAGCGCTCCGCCCACCGGGCGCTCTACAAGCGGCACATCCTGCGCATCATCTTCCACGGCCCTGCGCTGTGCTTCGTGGCAGCCGGCTTCTCCCTGTTTTTCTACCCTGCGGTGAGTAGGGGCAGCAGAGTGGGTGAGGAGGCCAccccaggatggggagggaggctgcgCAGAGGAGGGAGGCACTGAGCTGCGCCAGGGCCCCTGGTGCCCTGGAagctggggcgggggcagccCTGAGCAAGGCTCACACCCACTCCCCACAAGGGGTTCAAGGGGGGGACAAGGGGGATGGGACGCAGGGGGCTGTGCCTGCCTTCTCTGTTGAGGGGGCAGggttagagagagagaaattccagAGCCGGAAAGATGGAgggagtggagaagagggaggtgaGTGGTGAGTGGAGCCCAGCCCGGGCACAACTTGCCCGAGTGCAAGAAGAGATGGCCGTGCAGACGTGTCTGGCTCTGTCCCCGGCTCCACTGAGTGCGCACAGTTCTGCGTAAGGGAACGAGATGCCTTAGCAACATCCTAGCCAAGCCGCAGGGGTCAAGGCTGGCTGAGACCCCCCCTCTTGGCCAGCAGCTAATTTAAGGGGAACATTGTTCTAGTGACGCTTCCGTCATCCAGGAGCCAAGGTGAGTTCTGACAAGCCGCTGTCTCAGAGCTGCCTAGAAGCTTTAGGCACAGCTCCTGGCTCTACTTGAGCGCCAGAGAAGTAAAGTGAACGTTTAAACCTAAAGCGTCCAAAGAATTGTGGAAAAAATGAATGGTTCACGTTATTTTAAATCTCTAGTAAGTGTTTCCAGAGAATTCCAAGTTTAACACAAATAGGCTGGCAAGGGCTGCAGGGTTGTTCCCTGAAGGAtggggctgggcactggggtcCATGGCACGCCCAGTcaggccaggggcaggcagaggggaaggtggaCACCCCAGGTTGGGGCAGACCTAGGGCCTCTGCCTGCTTTCCTCAGACTTGAACGTGATTGCTGTGCGAGAGGAGGGCCCAGCTCCCGCTGGTGGGAGGCGTGCTGCAGGGGCCCTCAGGGTCAGGCAGGGTGTCCTTGGCTGTGGCTTCAGCAGAGCAGCTCCCTGTGGACAGAGCAGGGCCGGccagggccagcagggagggatggaaggatgggGTTATGGGACAGCAGGTCTGAGGCCGCATCTGCATCCTGGTTTCAGTGGGACACCCCTCCTGTCTGTGGATAGGGTCAGGGTTAGGGTGAGGAGGATGGGGGGACAGCTGGGGTGTGGCACATGGGGCCTGGCAAGGAGAGGCGAGCAGAGTGGAGGACACGGGGGTCTGTGCGCAGTAACAGGGCCCAGACgctgggcagggaaggaagggatgggtGGGCCACAGGGGCCAGGCTGGCAGTGCACAGCGTGCTATGGGGGATGGTGACCAGGCCCTGGCGGGACGGTGGCAGCCGGGGAGGAACACCTGGGCCGACAcactgggaaaggggagggtccTCGGTGGGGCTAGGGAGCCTGGGTGGTCAGCGCATGCGGCAGCCTCAGAGAGAGCAGTCATCTCTCTGTGCGGCGTTCTTCCCATCTTCCTCTTTGtcccccttccctggcctctttGCCTGGGCCCCTGCCCGTCATCACCTGTGACATAGCTTGTCAcagcctccccgcccccaggcccaccTACCGCAGCCTCCCTGCCAAGCCATGGCCACCCTCCCAGGCGTCCTCGCCACCCTTCCCCATTCGGGACACTGCTGGACCCACCCTCCAGGTCCAGCCACTGCTCACTGCCCTGACTCAGGTCGTTCTGACCTCCCTCTGGACCACCTTCCTCTGCTGGTGACACTCGGGTCCCAGGGCCTCTGCCCTGAGCCCCTCATGCCGGTACTGGCGCCTGCTCCCCCTGGACTCGCATCCCTCCAGACCAGGGCAGGGTCCCCCAACCTCCACTGCACTCGGGTTCCCTGTTGTGTGTTGTTTCCTCCTGTCCCGCagcacctcccaccccatcccctcctgccttctcccagagCCCCTGCTCTTACCTGCCTCACACCTGGGATCCGCCGCCACCCCGTGTGTGTCTGCCGAGTGACGTGTGTGACTTGTCACATGGAAACTGGGTGATAAGCAGGCCTGTGAGGCCACCCTGCCCTGTCTGTTTACAAAGTGCCCCTTGTTTCCCTGAGTCCTCTGGCCACGCCAGGTGACGTggacacacagccaggaaggaCGGGCGGGAGCCCTTCCCTGAGGGCGGGGCACAGGGTGGGGCGGTGGGACCACCTCGGATTAGAAACACTCCTGGCCCACCATGCTCCCCTGTTCAAATAATTGGGTTTATGCATCACATGGAATTGACCGCTGTGGCCGTTTTGAAGTGCACAGCTCAGCAGCATTAATTTCAGGCACATCGCTGTGCGCCCATCACCCCTGTCTGGTCTTAGaactttcatcaccccaaactgaAACCCTATACCCATTAGCGGTCACTCCTgactcctcctcccctcagtcCCAGGAAACCacgaatctactttctgtctatacaGACTTGCTTGTTCTGGGTATTTCACATAAACAGAATCACAAAATACGAGGCTTGTGTGTGTGGCCTCTTTCACGCAGCGTGTGTTCAAGGATCACCCCTGCTGTCGCAGTGTCGGGACTCCCCCCCCCATCAGCCACTGGTGGACGGGCCACATCCTGCGTCCACGGTGCTTGCATCTCAGCTGCTGTGAATAGTGACGCGTGAACGTGGGTGTGCAAATGTCTTTtcgagaccctgctttcagttctttggggtttatacccagaagtggaattgctggtaattatctgttttaattttttgaggaccctctgttctgttttccacagcagcagaGCCATCTtacatcccaccaacagtgtgcgaGGGCTCCAGCCTCCCTGTCCTCGCCGCCGCCTGTCCCTGGGCGTGCGGTGCTCTCTCGTGGTTTGGATTCGCGTCTCCCCGAGGACTGGTGGTGCTGAGCACCTGTCCCTGTGTGTGGGGGCTGCGTCTCTCTTCAGAGAAATGTcagttcaagtcctttgcccatttttcagttggttaCTTGTCTTTCTGACGTGGAGCTGGAGGAGCTCCCACACGTGCTGGACACGAGGTTCTTCTCTGACAGGAGGTTTGCGCATGCTCCCAGCCTCCTGGTAACACTCCCTGATGCACAGCAGGTTTGCATCTCGATGGGGAACGAGCTGCCGGTCTTGCTTCTGTTGCTTGTGCTGCCCTCCCTCTGGAGCGGATGGCTCCAGGGTGGGATTCCTGGGCCCGGCCCTCGGTGGAGGTGCCAAGCCCCACTGACGCACCCGTGTCTCCTGCAGTCGTACCTGCTGATGGCGACAGTCATCTTCCTCCCCTACGTCAGCAAGGCCGCCAGCTGGTGCCGAGGCAGGCTTGTGGGTAGGTGCCTGGGCAGGCTAGAGTGGGGGCCTCGGAGCACCCTTGCCAGCCGGGCGTCCCTGCAgggtcccctcccctggcctgcaTGCTCCGGCCCCTCAGGCAAGAGGGCAGCGACCCCCAGCTGGCCCCGAGGCCCTGAGGGCTTGGCCGCTCCTCCCCCTGCACTCCCGCAGGCCCCAGGGAGCCCCCAGCTCACAGCCTGGAGTTCTTCACCTTCGACCTGCATGGGCCTCTCAGCAAGGAGCGGGTGGAGGCCTTCAGCGACGGGGTCTACGCCATCGTGGCCACGCTGCTCATCCTGGACATTTGGTGAGGACCTGCCCAGGCTCCAACCCCAGAGGCCCTGAggtctccctgcccccctccccagagggaGCCCCACCCTGAGGACCCACCTGACTGAGTGGGTGGCTTCCCAGCTCCCTATGTCGGTCCCCAAGTTCCACTGAgttcctgcccccacccttcaCTGCAGCTCTTCTGCTCCACCTGGCCTGTCCTCCAGTCAGTCTGAGCTCCAGCCTGAGTTACTGGCCTTTTATTTCTAAGTGTTCTACCTGCTGCTTTTCCAGCTTTCCGTCCTTTTTTGTAGTGTTTTACTCCTCGGTCAGGTTCCAGTTTGTTCTTACTTTGTCAGTGTTGAAACACCCTGattttctgttctgcttctgACAGTCTGCAGTCACGATGCTCCCAGTTTTCTCTTGGCAGAGTTTTCTTactgtcatttgtgaatttttaagaAGTCGGGAGCAAATGCTTATTGGTACCAGTCTCCGAGGCCTAGACCTGTGGTTCTGGAATGAGCTGGCTTTGCCTCTGCTCTGCAGCCAGAGCCATTCTGCAGGTCCCCCCAGCGGGGGCAGCACGGAGTGGCTGtggggcccaggggcccaggtgcAGACCCCCAGGAAACCCCCCGTCTCTGTCCGCTGCTTTTGTGAGGACAGAGGTGGCCCAGGCTGCTTCAGCCCTTCCACAGCACCCACCACCTCCATGCGGGGAGAAGCCTGGGCCCAGCGTGCCTTCACATTGGTCCTTACAGTGAAGTTCGGCCCAGGAATCAGAACCTCAGAGGCAAACCCCCTCAGATCTGCAGGACCACTGTGGACTGCAGGAAGCTGCAGGAGGGTGGACAGACCTCACAAGCCCCCACCCACGTGGGCCAGAGGGGCCAAGGGCTCAGGGCCCAGGCTGCTCACCAGCCCCAGGGGCCAGCAGGCAGGGCTGCCAGTCAGCAGAGAAACCCAAGATGCAGTTAAATTTGAGCTTGTGAGCACTGAATTGTTTAGTATCCTGCCTGCAGTGAGCACAGATCAAGGAAAACTCAGTGCACGTCATTCATCTGAAGttgggggggagggcaggatgcAGCCCCTCAGGCCTGGGACAGGGTGGGCCAGCAGCCCTGAGCCGACGCCCTCAGTACGGCTGCTGCAAATGCCACGTGTCTCACTCCTCAGCGAAGACAACGTCCCAGACCCCAAGGACGTGCGGGAGAAGTTCAGCGGCAGCCTGGTGGCAGCACTGAGCGAGTCGGGGCCACACTTCCTGGCCTACTTCGGCTCCTTCGCCACGGTCGGCCTGCTCTGGTTTGCCCACCACTCGCTCTTCCTGCACGTCCGCAAGGCCACGCAGCCCATGGGGCTGCTCAACACACTCTCGCTGGCCTTCGTGGGCGGCCTGCCCCTGGCCTACCAGCAGACCTCGGCCTTCGCGCGGCAGCCCCACGACGAGCTGGAGAGGGTGCGCGTCAGCTGCGCCATCATCTTCTTCGCCAGCATCTTCCAGTTTGCCATCTGGACCACGGCGCTGCTGCAGGAGGGGGAGACGCTGCAGCCCTCCGCGCGCTTTGGCGGCCAGGAGCACGCCTTCATGTTTGCCAAGCTCGCGCTGTACCCCTGTGCCAGCCTGCTGGCCTTTGCCTCCACCTGCATCCTGACCAGGTTCAGCACGGCCATCTTCCACCTCATGCAGATCGCTGTGCCCTTCGCCTTTCTGCTGCTGCGGCTCCTCGTGCGCCTGGCACTGGCCATCCTGCGGGCCCTGCCGCGCCTTGCCCTGCGGCCGGCACCCACCCGGCCAGCGCCCGGGGGCCCCAGGGACGACACgtgctccccactcctccctgctccctgctagTGCCACcggcacccccaaccccagcctgagGTCGGCGCATGCGCGGGGCCAGCTTGAGTCTTTTCCTTGTGAGACTCCTGCGCGGCATGAGTCCGCGGGTTGTCATCTGCTTGCGCAGTTAAGAGTCTCATGGGAGCTTCACTTGTGTTGCCGCATCCTTCTGTCCGCCCAGGTCTActtttctgcctctgcctccgtCAAGCAAAGATGGGCTGCGGGCAGGGGGCGGCTGGGGACCAGCGGGGAGACCACAGCCTCAGCCCGAGGCGACCGTGGGTGTATGACGTGGCCCGCGTCCTGGACAGGTagcggcccctccccagccccactgtccCTGCCCACGGAGAGCCCAGTGGTGCTGGGCTGCCAGCCAGCCCTCCCCACACCACAGACTGGTCTCAGGCGCAGAGAAGCAGGAGACCATGCAGGACTGGATTCCCGGACTGTATTTGTCCCAGATATAAGTTATGGTCGCCTTCAGGTAGTGGTAAGTTACACATGAGGGAGGGCATCAGTGCGGAGCCCCCTCTGGGGACACAGACTCAAATACGGAGGACCTGACCACCCACAGGGCCTGCAAAGCAAAAGCCAAGTCcacccctggggacacagacgtGAGAGTCTCACACATCACACGTGTTCCAGAGGAACCTGAGAAGGCTGCCCATCACTTGCAGCCCTTACGATGCATGTCCGGGCGGTTTTGGCACAAGCTtggggggctgggtggggccacATCTGAGGTTGAGGCCAAACGTCCTGGTGATGCTGCCGCCTGAGGTGTGAAGGCTAGGAGGCCCGACTGCCAAGGGCGAGGGTACCAGACAGTCAGGAGAGGCAGGCCCTCTGGGGCACGGGACGTGCTAGGCAGCTTGTTAGGTTCTGATCAGGTTCCCCTGTGGCCTGAGCCAGCTGGACTTGGGCTCAGCAGCAGGGCTGTGGTGAGCAGCCCGCCCAGCAGCCACAGCCATGTCCCATATCACCGAGCTCCCCCATGGAGAAGCACTGAGACAAGTCTGGCCCACCGAGCAGACATGGAACTGGCTTGGTGACTGGACAGATGGAAGGAAAAGCCCCACACTGACCTCAGTGATTAAAGCCACTGCTCCCCACTTCACGCTCTCCTGACTCCCTCTGGGCTCCCGGCCAGGCCTGCTGCTCCCTGCTGGGCAGCACACCAGGTCTCCAGGGAGAAGCCAAGCCCACCTGGCCTCCCCAGGTGCAGCCCTGTCACTCCAGGGCCACCAGCCCAGCTCAAGGCCAGGCCCAGTGGTGAAGTGAGGCCAGGGGAAATAGTGCCTGAGGGGTCCTGGGTCCATCCTGGGCACATCCAGGGCCCGTGAGTGTAGCCAGAGGGGTGGGAGATGCAGTCCAGCACTGCCCCTCTCAAGGGGTTCAGTGGAGGCACAGGGACACAAAGGGAGGAGTGCTTGCCCCCCCAGGACAGTGGCCCGGGCCccagggggtgagggggtggccagtgggagccccatGCCCAACACCCACCCTGCAGCTTCCGTGTGGCACAGGGATGGGGACAAGGAGACGCCTGTGGTCAGAGCTGTGTTTGAGTCCCTCCACCGCGGGCACTTCTGCAGGACTCCAGGGCCCTCCTCTACTTGGAGTCTCCCTCGGGGGCAGGCTCCCCGTCCACTCGTGCATCCCTGGGGGTCCCAGCCTTCCTGGGCTTCTGCTTGGCCTTCCTGAGCATGTGGACCTGTCCCAGGACAGACAGGGTCAGATGGCTGCCCGACACTGCAGGCAACTGGCCTGGGGCTCCTGTAACAGCTGGTGCCACCTCAGCCCACTTCATAGgatgggaaggagcaggaggctTAAGCTTGCTGCCCTAGAGataccctcccctctgaggcACCAGGGGGCTCATTTCCATGAGAAACAGGTGCCCCTTAGGGGCTGGCCAGCCTCTTCCAGGCCCTGTGACCTCCCCTGGGCACCTGGCCAGG from Camelus ferus isolate YT-003-E chromosome 2, BCGSAC_Cfer_1.0, whole genome shotgun sequence includes these protein-coding regions:
- the TMEM175 gene encoding endosomal/lysosomal potassium channel TMEM175 isoform X1, coding for MSRPQSPEPALNVQGASSIGLGDEDAADGTQHSHRMLSFSDALLSIIATVMILPVTHTDISPEQEFDKSIQKLLATRIAVYLMTFLIVTVAWAAHTRTTFIDGVTFPVSLPLFRLFQVVGKIDDTLALLNLACMMTITFLPFTFSLMVTFPDVPLGIFLFCMCVIAIGAVQALIMGYAFHFPHLLNPQIQRSAHRALYKRHILRIIFHGPALCFVAAGFSLFFYPALVTCLSDVELEELPHVLDTRFFSDRRFAHAPSLLVTLPDAQQSYLLMATVIFLPYVSKAASWCRGRLVGPREPPAHSLEFFTFDLHGPLSKERVEAFSDGVYAIVATLLILDICEDNVPDPKDVREKFSGSLVAALSESGPHFLAYFGSFATVGLLWFAHHSLFLHVRKATQPMGLLNTLSLAFVGGLPLAYQQTSAFARQPHDELERVRVSCAIIFFASIFQFAIWTTALLQEGETLQPSARFGGQEHAFMFAKLALYPCASLLAFASTCILTRFSTAIFHLMQIAVPFAFLLLRLLVRLALAILRALPRLALRPAPTRPAPGGPRDDTCSPLLPAPC
- the TMEM175 gene encoding endosomal/lysosomal potassium channel TMEM175 isoform X2, which produces MSRPQSPEPALNVQGASSIGLGDEDAADGTQHSHRMLSFSDALLSIIATVMILPVTHTDISPEQEFDKSIQKLLATRIAVYLMTFLIVTVAWAAHTRLFQVVGKIDDTLALLNLACMMTITFLPFTFSLMVTFPDVPLGIFLFCMCVIAIGAVQALIMGYAFHFPHLLNPQIQRSAHRALYKRHILRIIFHGPALCFVAAGFSLFFYPALVTCLSDVELEELPHVLDTRFFSDRRFAHAPSLLVTLPDAQQSYLLMATVIFLPYVSKAASWCRGRLVGPREPPAHSLEFFTFDLHGPLSKERVEAFSDGVYAIVATLLILDICEDNVPDPKDVREKFSGSLVAALSESGPHFLAYFGSFATVGLLWFAHHSLFLHVRKATQPMGLLNTLSLAFVGGLPLAYQQTSAFARQPHDELERVRVSCAIIFFASIFQFAIWTTALLQEGETLQPSARFGGQEHAFMFAKLALYPCASLLAFASTCILTRFSTAIFHLMQIAVPFAFLLLRLLVRLALAILRALPRLALRPAPTRPAPGGPRDDTCSPLLPAPC
- the TMEM175 gene encoding endosomal/lysosomal potassium channel TMEM175 isoform X4; its protein translation is MSRPQSPEPALNVQGASSIGLGDEDAADGTQHSHRMLSFSDALLSIIATVMILPVTHTDISPEQEFDKSIQKLLATRIAVYLMTFLIVTVAWAAHTRLFQVVGKIDDTLALLNLACMMTITFLPFTFSLMVTFPDVPLGIFLFCMCVIAIGAVQALIMGYAFHFPHLLNPQIQRSAHRALYKRHILRIIFHGPALCFVAAGFSLFFYPASYLLMATVIFLPYVSKAASWCRGRLVGPREPPAHSLEFFTFDLHGPLSKERVEAFSDGVYAIVATLLILDICEDNVPDPKDVREKFSGSLVAALSESGPHFLAYFGSFATVGLLWFAHHSLFLHVRKATQPMGLLNTLSLAFVGGLPLAYQQTSAFARQPHDELERVRVSCAIIFFASIFQFAIWTTALLQEGETLQPSARFGGQEHAFMFAKLALYPCASLLAFASTCILTRFSTAIFHLMQIAVPFAFLLLRLLVRLALAILRALPRLALRPAPTRPAPGGPRDDTCSPLLPAPC
- the TMEM175 gene encoding endosomal/lysosomal potassium channel TMEM175 isoform X6; the protein is MTFLIVTVAWAAHTRLFQVVGKIDDTLALLNLACMMTITFLPFTFSLMVTFPDVPLGIFLFCMCVIAIGAVQALIMGYAFHFPHLLNPQIQRSAHRALYKRHILRIIFHGPALCFVAAGFSLFFYPALVTCLSDVELEELPHVLDTRFFSDRRFAHAPSLLVTLPDAQQSYLLMATVIFLPYVSKAASWCRGRLVGPREPPAHSLEFFTFDLHGPLSKERVEAFSDGVYAIVATLLILDICEDNVPDPKDVREKFSGSLVAALSESGPHFLAYFGSFATVGLLWFAHHSLFLHVRKATQPMGLLNTLSLAFVGGLPLAYQQTSAFARQPHDELERVRVSCAIIFFASIFQFAIWTTALLQEGETLQPSARFGGQEHAFMFAKLALYPCASLLAFASTCILTRFSTAIFHLMQIAVPFAFLLLRLLVRLALAILRALPRLALRPAPTRPAPGGPRDDTCSPLLPAPC
- the TMEM175 gene encoding endosomal/lysosomal potassium channel TMEM175 isoform X3, whose translation is MSRPQSPEPALNVQGASSIGLGDEDAADGTQHSHRMLSFSDALLSIIATVMILPVTHTDISPEQEFDKSIQKLLATRIAVYLMTFLIVTVAWAAHTRTTFIDGVTFPVSLPLFRLFQVVGKIDDTLALLNLACMMTITFLPFTFSLMVTFPDVPLGIFLFCMCVIAIGAVQALIMGYAFHFPHLLNPQIQRSAHRALYKRHILRIIFHGPALCFVAAGFSLFFYPASYLLMATVIFLPYVSKAASWCRGRLVGPREPPAHSLEFFTFDLHGPLSKERVEAFSDGVYAIVATLLILDICEDNVPDPKDVREKFSGSLVAALSESGPHFLAYFGSFATVGLLWFAHHSLFLHVRKATQPMGLLNTLSLAFVGGLPLAYQQTSAFARQPHDELERVRVSCAIIFFASIFQFAIWTTALLQEGETLQPSARFGGQEHAFMFAKLALYPCASLLAFASTCILTRFSTAIFHLMQIAVPFAFLLLRLLVRLALAILRALPRLALRPAPTRPAPGGPRDDTCSPLLPAPC
- the TMEM175 gene encoding endosomal/lysosomal potassium channel TMEM175 isoform X5, whose protein sequence is MTFLIVTVAWAAHTRTTFIDGVTFPVSLPLFRLFQVVGKIDDTLALLNLACMMTITFLPFTFSLMVTFPDVPLGIFLFCMCVIAIGAVQALIMGYAFHFPHLLNPQIQRSAHRALYKRHILRIIFHGPALCFVAAGFSLFFYPALVTCLSDVELEELPHVLDTRFFSDRRFAHAPSLLVTLPDAQQSYLLMATVIFLPYVSKAASWCRGRLVGPREPPAHSLEFFTFDLHGPLSKERVEAFSDGVYAIVATLLILDICEDNVPDPKDVREKFSGSLVAALSESGPHFLAYFGSFATVGLLWFAHHSLFLHVRKATQPMGLLNTLSLAFVGGLPLAYQQTSAFARQPHDELERVRVSCAIIFFASIFQFAIWTTALLQEGETLQPSARFGGQEHAFMFAKLALYPCASLLAFASTCILTRFSTAIFHLMQIAVPFAFLLLRLLVRLALAILRALPRLALRPAPTRPAPGGPRDDTCSPLLPAPC